A stretch of Campylobacter volucris DNA encodes these proteins:
- a CDS encoding coiled-coil domain-containing protein, with product MYLPDTWLHGFQIEGLPSARKYLDIGVWGGNTGAVRIFASPEVSKYYHPNERDYHRYTDTTDEYFNQWLTQDGLKVSRDDKGNYIFSSVTIPDFTSSNLGSNSVKLEKDDVISKEDLNAILNDILNGRYFVDIADKNFKISGVTDSVIQSMSFLEALYGQEGMKELLEGFDSKYSLVYDKFQKIKSDEHVLKAFINTDLKNLVNESEDLFAQLQATQKELENLAKQYNDRVKEINENLKNENDLILNALKTQIDALDNQSKELFAAINEKQAKLESWQKQASEQSKEAFTVKGKLNNVQALYNPKLDVVGADNSQNNGNNGGNGNGNGNGNGNGNGNGNGNGNGNGNAGGNINIGNNNNSNIGGNINAGNNNNNNGNISTGGNVNVSVDSSSYSLNSSSGNEQKVESEETTSEVKEKSLKSGVKICIVNDDYKTMNPCVASSI from the coding sequence ATGTATCTTCCAGATACTTGGCTTCACGGTTTTCAAATTGAAGGTCTTCCATCTGCACGTAAGTATTTAGATATTGGTGTATGGGGAGGTAATACTGGTGCAGTACGTATTTTTGCTTCTCCAGAGGTATCTAAATATTATCATCCTAATGAGAGAGATTACCATAGATATACCGACACCACTGATGAATATTTCAATCAATGGCTTACACAAGATGGTTTGAAAGTATCTAGAGATGATAAAGGAAATTATATTTTTTCATCTGTGACTATCCCTGATTTTACTTCATCTAATCTTGGCTCTAATAGCGTGAAATTAGAAAAAGATGATGTAATTAGCAAGGAAGATTTAAATGCTATATTAAATGACATTTTAAATGGAAGATACTTTGTAGATATAGCAGATAAAAATTTTAAAATATCTGGTGTAACAGATAGTGTAATTCAAAGCATGTCTTTTTTAGAAGCTTTGTATGGCCAAGAAGGTATGAAAGAGTTGTTAGAAGGTTTTGATTCAAAATATTCGTTAGTTTATGATAAATTTCAAAAAATCAAAAGCGATGAACATGTACTCAAAGCATTTATCAATACTGATTTGAAAAATCTAGTTAATGAATCTGAAGATCTTTTTGCACAATTACAAGCTACTCAAAAAGAACTTGAAAATCTTGCAAAACAATACAATGATCGTGTTAAAGAAATAAATGAAAATTTAAAAAATGAAAATGATTTAATATTAAATGCTTTAAAAACTCAAATAGATGCATTAGATAATCAAAGTAAAGAATTATTTGCTGCTATAAATGAAAAACAAGCAAAACTAGAATCTTGGCAAAAACAAGCTAGCGAGCAATCAAAAGAAGCTTTTACCGTAAAAGGTAAATTAAACAATGTTCAAGCTTTGTATAATCCTAAATTAGATGTAGTAGGAGCAGATAATAGCCAAAACAATGGAAACAATGGCGGAAATGGAAATGGAAATGGAAATGGAAATGGAAATGGAAATGGAAATGGAAATGGAAATGGAAATGGAAATGGAAATGCTGGCGGCAATATAAATATAGGAAACAATAACAATAGCAATATTGGTGGCAACATAAATGCAGGAAATAACAACAATAACAATGGAAATATCAGCACTGGTGGAAATGTAAATGTAAGTGTAGATAGTAGTAGTTATTCGCTAAATAGTTCATCTGGCAATGAGCAAAAAGTTGAATCTGAAGAAACAACTTCAGAGGTGAAAGAAAAATCATTAAAAAGTGGTGTTAAAATCTGCATAGTAAATGATGATTATAAAACTATGAATCCTTGTGTTGCAAGTAGCATTTAA
- a CDS encoding filamentous hemagglutinin N-terminal domain-containing protein yields MQKTRKIAKHVLLSSITASLLFSPLMALPSGGKFTHGTSGSISVNGNTMNIHGNKVSSVIQWGGGFNINHGETVNFNGSNKNYLNIAQGTNKSTIAGLLNASGNNVFLINPNGVIITKTGVINANRFVASTSSMDTKELSSFANIKNFSDGLTFSPVFKPNKQGEVVNMGNLNANNILLIGNKIDVQGQIGSTSDSKTHLVGNDIYLGLNAEFKAPSADITAKNVYTQNKMIDFAESGYTIAKNPVKLNGVEYKGTQNTADLKNLKAIITIGNMGSESENFTEWLHFVRGWNYNIGDTKKVEEFRLVDNIDFGGRNLVDKASLNGVTANHAMIVDFQKVFDGQGYTLKNMQIIASTKSSRNAGIFVTTGSKAILKNINLDFNNKNISALFNRDNTTTGKVGGLVGEAYLSKIENITVNNIKSIDGQYNAHIGGLVGYANGATINNIAINNVGDVSSRYYDSYGGGLVGYASNSTFNNIAIETIKRVGAGSGGLVGYAGGSKFDNIIIDNIQRVDASSSGDSGGFAATSIGSNFNNITLNNIGQIYSYNGGEAGGFVGRTSKSTYNNIAINNIGHIIAQGRELPATSGGFAGTVSKGGNRFNNIILYKIGSIQLSNNSNYSKTFASVFANNSYSSSDYGSNKFSNIYVSSRYLASRFSN; encoded by the coding sequence ATGCAAAAAACAAGAAAAATTGCAAAGCATGTTTTACTCTCAAGTATAACAGCTTCATTGCTTTTTTCTCCATTAATGGCTTTGCCTAGTGGGGGTAAATTTACCCATGGAACTAGCGGAAGCATTAGTGTAAATGGTAATACCATGAATATTCATGGAAACAAGGTTAGCTCTGTTATACAATGGGGCGGTGGTTTTAATATAAACCATGGTGAAACGGTTAATTTTAATGGTAGCAATAAAAACTACCTAAACATAGCCCAAGGAACTAATAAATCTACCATAGCAGGTTTGTTAAATGCTAGTGGCAACAATGTGTTTTTAATCAATCCAAATGGAGTGATCATCACTAAAACAGGGGTTATAAACGCAAATCGCTTTGTAGCATCCACTTCTTCTATGGACACTAAAGAGTTAAGTTCATTTGCTAATATAAAAAATTTTAGCGATGGTTTGACTTTCTCACCTGTATTTAAACCAAACAAACAAGGTGAAGTAGTAAATATGGGTAATCTTAATGCAAACAATATTTTACTCATAGGCAATAAAATAGATGTGCAAGGACAAATAGGTAGCACAAGTGATTCTAAAACACATCTAGTGGGTAATGATATATACTTAGGTCTAAATGCAGAATTTAAAGCACCTTCTGCTGATATAACAGCCAAAAATGTCTATACGCAAAATAAAATGATTGATTTTGCTGAGAGTGGATATACAATTGCAAAAAATCCAGTGAAATTAAACGGCGTAGAATATAAAGGAACTCAAAACACAGCTGATCTTAAAAATTTAAAAGCAATTATCACCATAGGTAATATGGGAAGTGAGAGTGAAAATTTTACAGAATGGTTGCATTTTGTTAGAGGATGGAATTACAATATAGGTGACACTAAAAAAGTTGAAGAATTTAGACTAGTAGATAATATAGATTTTGGTGGACGCAATCTTGTAGATAAAGCTAGTTTAAACGGAGTAACTGCAAACCATGCGATGATTGTTGACTTTCAGAAGGTATTCGATGGGCAAGGATATACGCTTAAAAATATGCAAATTATTGCAAGTACTAAATCCAGCAGAAATGCAGGTATATTTGTAACTACTGGCAGTAAAGCAATATTAAAAAATATCAATCTAGATTTTAACAATAAAAACATATCTGCATTATTTAATCGGGATAATACAACAACTGGTAAAGTTGGTGGTCTTGTAGGTGAGGCTTATCTGAGCAAAATTGAAAATATTACTGTAAATAATATCAAAAGCATAGATGGACAGTATAATGCTCATATAGGTGGTCTTGTTGGTTATGCTAATGGAGCTACAATTAATAATATTGCTATAAATAATGTAGGAGATGTATCTTCTAGATATTATGATAGTTACGGAGGAGGTCTTGTTGGTTATGCTAGTAATTCTACATTTAATAATATTGCTATAGAAACTATAAAGAGAGTTGGCGCTGGTTCTGGTGGTCTTGTTGGTTATGCTGGTGGCTCTAAATTTGACAATATTATTATAGATAATATTCAAAGAGTAGATGCTTCAAGTAGTGGTGATAGCGGTGGTTTTGCTGCGACATCTATTGGGTCTAATTTTAATAATATCACCTTGAATAATATTGGACAAATATATTCATATAATGGAGGTGAAGCTGGTGGTTTTGTTGGTCGAACTTCAAAAAGCACTTATAACAATATTGCTATAAATAATATAGGACATATAATAGCACAAGGTAGAGAATTACCGGCCACATCTGGTGGGTTTGCTGGTACTGTAAGTAAAGGAGGGAATAGGTTTAATAATATTATTTTGTATAAAATAGGTAGTATACAGTTATCTAATAACAGTAATTATTCAAAGACTTTTGCATCAGTTTTTGCAAATAATTCTTATTCTAGTTCAGATTATGGTTCAAACAAATTTAGTAATATATATGTATCTTCCAGATACTTGGCTTCACGGTTTTCAAATTGA
- a CDS encoding TlpA family protein disulfide reductase, producing MALILLSACNNDFKTLNSNVNYAFEYDGFKKTLNIKDFNAPYALFFFTQDCGVCEIEIPILNELYKERNFHFIAVLNGTKTLQEAQKIAKDKNLQLLLLYELKASDFLSKASGGIFGVPVIVFYDENGNLNEKFIGLTPKNILENKIKSLQNL from the coding sequence TTGGCTTTGATTTTATTAAGTGCTTGTAATAATGATTTTAAAACTTTAAATTCAAATGTAAATTACGCTTTTGAGTATGATGGCTTTAAAAAGACTTTAAATATTAAAGATTTCAATGCTCCTTATGCTTTGTTTTTCTTTACGCAAGATTGTGGAGTTTGTGAGATTGAAATTCCTATACTCAATGAACTTTATAAAGAAAGAAATTTTCATTTTATAGCTGTTTTAAACGGAACAAAAACTTTACAAGAAGCTCAAAAAATTGCTAAAGATAAAAATTTGCAATTACTGCTTTTATATGAACTTAAAGCAAGTGATTTTTTATCTAAAGCAAGTGGTGGAATTTTTGGAGTGCCTGTGATTGTTTTTTATGATGAAAATGGTAATTTAAATGAAAAATTTATAGGACTTACTCCAAAAAATATTTTGGAAAATAAAATCAAATCTTTGCAAAATTTATAA
- a CDS encoding TlpA family protein disulfide reductase, whose amino-acid sequence MKIKAIFLALFCTFFLSACLENSNKNGGKVGLKTPEISAKTIEGKKVKIADFDNLVVLTFVEQGCASCLKDLPLLEKLASEYPQKITILAVDSIDKGEEFKKFVTKFNYQNIIFLEDDLDISWQRFSIFAVPTTFIIKDNIVQDKIIGEKPWSYLKASISSWL is encoded by the coding sequence ATGAAAATTAAAGCTATATTTTTAGCATTATTTTGCACATTTTTTTTAAGTGCATGTTTGGAAAATAGCAACAAAAATGGAGGTAAGGTAGGATTAAAAACTCCAGAAATTTCAGCTAAAACCATAGAGGGTAAAAAAGTAAAAATTGCTGATTTTGATAATTTAGTTGTTTTAACTTTTGTAGAGCAAGGATGTGCTTCTTGTTTGAAAGATTTGCCATTGTTGGAAAAATTAGCTAGTGAATATCCTCAAAAAATTACCATTTTAGCCGTAGATTCTATAGATAAAGGTGAAGAATTTAAAAAATTTGTAACAAAATTTAATTATCAAAATATTATTTTTTTAGAAGATGATTTAGATATTTCATGGCAAAGATTTAGCATTTTTGCTGTTCCTACTACTTTTATTATTAAAGATAACATTGTGCAAGATAAGATTATAGGAGAAAAACCATGGTCGTATTTAAAAGCTTCTATTTCTTCTTGGCTTTGA
- a CDS encoding ABC transporter ATP-binding protein codes for MKNIIKISNLNRNFNEVKALQNINLEVKQGEWLAIMGPSGSGKSTLLNILSLMDTQSSGEYLLDDQIIQNLNEEEKSIIRREKIGLIFQQFHLIPYLNALENVMLAQYYHSCVEKNDAIIALEKVGLSHRLSHLPSQLSGGEQQRLCIARALVNDPEILLADEPTGNLDEANEKNIIELFCKLKQDGKTIILITHNIDVAKFADRTIILSHGVMKNEN; via the coding sequence ATGAAAAATATTATAAAAATTTCAAATTTAAATCGTAATTTTAACGAAGTTAAGGCTTTGCAAAACATAAATTTAGAAGTAAAACAAGGAGAATGGCTTGCTATAATGGGGCCATCAGGATCTGGTAAATCAACACTTTTAAATATACTTTCTTTGATGGATACGCAAAGTAGTGGAGAATATCTTTTGGATGATCAAATAATACAAAATTTAAACGAAGAAGAAAAAAGCATCATAAGAAGAGAAAAAATAGGATTAATCTTCCAACAATTTCATCTTATACCTTATTTAAATGCCTTAGAAAATGTAATGTTGGCTCAATATTATCATTCTTGTGTGGAAAAAAATGATGCTATAATAGCTTTAGAAAAGGTCGGACTTTCACATAGACTTTCTCATTTACCAAGTCAATTAAGCGGAGGAGAGCAACAAAGGCTTTGTATAGCTAGGGCTTTAGTAAATGATCCTGAAATTTTATTAGCAGATGAGCCTACGGGAAATTTAGATGAGGCAAATGAAAAAAACATTATAGAACTATTTTGCAAATTAAAGCAAGATGGTAAAACTATAATTTTAATCACTCATAATATAGATGTAGCTAAATTTGCTGATAGGACTATTATTTTAAGTCATGGAGTGATGAAAAATGAAAATTAA
- a CDS encoding ABC transporter permease: MANNFFIQEVFKSLIFSYKRVSVIFIAIFIGAMVSSSFFNIYFDIDTKLSKELKAYGANFIITPKNDEFLSMQEFMQIKENLKAKALTPFLYGFYNLESSSAVVLGTDFSNLKLTKPFIEVLKGSFSLSDFSEDSAFVGVDLAKQLELKIGQELQIYNPEISKVVKVKIKAILRSNDEQDGVLIISLKKAQELAFKEVINYAQAIVFGDYEHLSQKAKELSAENIEAKPISSVSISEGLILDKMKALMALISIVILLISSLSVNTTLSAVIFSRKKEIALHLALGAKQNQILKLFGVEVLILSLGASFLGAFSGYFLANIFGYLIFNASIDFRFISVLFAVVVSLIFAFFASFLPLKKALKINVCENLKGE; encoded by the coding sequence ATGGCAAATAATTTTTTCATACAAGAAGTTTTTAAATCACTCATTTTTTCTTATAAACGAGTGAGTGTTATATTTATAGCTATTTTTATTGGAGCTATGGTTAGTTCTTCGTTTTTTAATATTTATTTTGATATAGATACTAAATTATCCAAAGAATTAAAAGCTTATGGGGCTAATTTTATCATCACTCCTAAAAATGATGAATTTTTAAGTATGCAAGAATTCATGCAAATAAAAGAAAATTTAAAAGCAAAAGCTCTTACTCCATTTTTATATGGTTTTTATAATCTTGAAAGCTCAAGTGCAGTAGTTTTGGGAACGGATTTTTCAAATTTAAAACTAACTAAGCCTTTTATAGAAGTTTTAAAAGGAAGTTTTTCTTTGAGTGATTTTAGTGAAGATAGTGCTTTTGTTGGTGTTGATTTAGCAAAGCAATTAGAACTTAAGATAGGACAAGAATTACAAATTTATAACCCTGAAATTTCTAAAGTTGTTAAGGTAAAAATTAAAGCGATTTTAAGAAGCAATGATGAGCAAGATGGGGTTTTGATCATATCTTTAAAAAAAGCTCAAGAATTAGCTTTTAAAGAAGTGATTAATTATGCTCAAGCTATAGTTTTTGGAGATTATGAACATTTAAGCCAAAAGGCAAAAGAACTTAGCGCAGAAAACATTGAAGCTAAGCCTATTTCATCTGTTTCTATAAGTGAAGGTTTAATTTTAGATAAAATGAAAGCTTTGATGGCTTTAATTAGTATAGTGATTTTGCTCATTAGCTCTTTGAGCGTAAATACTACTCTTAGTGCTGTAATTTTTTCAAGAAAAAAAGAAATAGCTTTACATCTAGCATTAGGAGCAAAACAAAATCAAATTTTAAAACTTTTTGGAGTAGAAGTTTTGATTTTGAGTTTGGGCGCTAGTTTTCTTGGTGCTTTTAGTGGGTATTTTTTAGCAAATATTTTTGGATATTTAATTTTTAATGCAAGTATAGATTTTAGGTTTATTTCTGTGCTTTTTGCTGTGGTAGTTTCTTTGATTTTTGCATTTTTTGCAAGTTTTTTACCACTAAAAAAAGCATTAAAAATCAATGTATGTGAAAATTTAAAAGGCGAATAA
- a CDS encoding ABC transporter permease yields the protein MQVKIVKNSIFQNKIQKFLAIFTIFLATLLISTMLNITLGIGNELAKELRSYGSNILVLPKGASLSVEVGNKIYESLKNQNFLEENKLHTIKEIFWRNNINAFSPFLNSQITLKTKENSFNDVALLGTYFNKAIKIEDDDDFYAGIEELYKFAKIDGRYPKDDSLDEIIIGKDLAQKYHLNLNDEIKLVKNDKTFKVKIVGIIDLVDEFSNKIITSLLLSQKILDKAGLFAKAEVSALTIPENDLAQKARRDVDSLDQLEYDQWYCTAYVSSIAYQIAEDFKGASTKVISAISDAESLIVNKIQSLMAVVSIICLIVASIAISSLMSADIFRRKGEIGLLKALGASTLQIYMIFVLEGIVIAFIGAIFGFIFGVIVSEFIALSIFSHTIVISWVILPLCVFFAVLIVLLGCLFSIKEISKLSTSEVLYGK from the coding sequence ATGCAAGTTAAGATTGTCAAAAATTCTATTTTTCAAAATAAAATTCAAAAATTTCTAGCGATTTTTACTATTTTTTTAGCTACTTTGTTAATTTCTACCATGCTTAATATCACTTTAGGTATAGGCAATGAACTTGCCAAGGAATTAAGAAGCTATGGTTCTAATATTTTAGTTTTACCAAAAGGAGCAAGTTTAAGCGTAGAGGTTGGAAATAAAATTTATGAGTCTTTGAAAAATCAAAATTTTTTAGAAGAAAATAAACTTCATACGATTAAAGAGATATTTTGGCGCAATAACATCAACGCATTTTCACCATTTTTAAATTCTCAAATTACTTTAAAAACCAAAGAAAATTCTTTTAATGATGTTGCATTATTAGGGACATATTTTAACAAGGCTATTAAAATTGAAGATGATGATGATTTTTATGCAGGAATAGAAGAATTATACAAATTCGCAAAAATAGATGGAAGATACCCAAAAGATGATAGTTTAGATGAAATTATCATAGGTAAAGATTTAGCTCAAAAATATCATTTAAATTTAAACGATGAGATTAAACTGGTAAAAAATGATAAAACTTTTAAAGTTAAAATAGTTGGCATTATAGATTTAGTGGATGAATTTTCTAATAAAATCATCACTTCTTTGCTTTTATCTCAAAAAATTTTAGATAAAGCAGGTTTGTTTGCAAAAGCTGAAGTATCAGCTTTGACTATACCTGAAAATGACTTAGCTCAAAAAGCAAGACGCGATGTAGATAGTCTTGATCAGCTTGAGTATGATCAGTGGTATTGCACAGCTTATGTTAGTTCTATTGCTTATCAAATAGCAGAGGATTTTAAAGGTGCTAGCACAAAGGTAATTAGTGCTATATCAGATGCTGAAAGTTTAATTGTAAATAAAATTCAATCTTTAATGGCAGTAGTTAGCATTATATGTTTGATTGTGGCTTCTATAGCGATTTCATCTTTAATGAGTGCAGATATTTTTAGAAGAAAAGGCGAAATAGGGCTTTTAAAAGCACTTGGTGCAAGTACTTTGCAAATTTATATGATTTTTGTATTAGAAGGTATAGTGATAGCTTTTATAGGAGCTATTTTTGGTTTTATTTTTGGCGTGATTGTTTCAGAATTTATAGCTTTGAGTATTTTTTCGCATACTATTGTGATTTCTTGGGTGATTTTACCACTTTGTGTATTTTTTGCAGTGCTTATAGTGCTTTTAGGGTGTTTGTTTTCAATCAAAGAAATTTCAAAACTTTCAACTTCAGAGGTTTTATATGGCAAATAA
- a CDS encoding ferrirhodotorulic acid ABC transporter membrane protein: protein MSIYFIHFFTAVFPYAFLSALAFYKLNKFFVFKLSFVGFVFAYFAFFISAKNLAYDILNFFNAILLAFASLAILFLYFIKNIFCKNAIQSVLILLLSFTFGVKYFSNSVDFPLFSSSLIDSLAINSFSLILLALILCVGFYLFICWAREFNFKILNVFLIVICIFYFNESLAKILLYLMRTGVIETQSLYLTYVAKSVYYVHFYPYILLGFVLVSMILAFKKKNDNFLKAKDFDIKFRKIQAKNFQITNFCASVFCAGILSFGILLFYDLHASKPISIDEPTYVEPNENDEFVFNVEILRDNKLHRFAYISDEGKVVRFFLINKREDKDSPVAVFDACSICGDMGYIKKDGELICISCNVRIFLPSVGKAGGCNPIPMQYKFENGKVIIPFSEILNGVNFFTQVVEKKVYDPIDHTELINLKAHKSYVYKGRTYFFANEKNYEEFKNDPQKYTDTNKSSKYRIHNFLGNDYAS from the coding sequence ATGTCAATTTATTTTATACATTTTTTTACAGCAGTTTTTCCTTATGCATTTTTGAGTGCATTGGCCTTTTATAAATTAAACAAATTTTTTGTTTTTAAGCTTAGTTTTGTAGGATTTGTATTTGCATATTTTGCATTTTTTATTAGTGCAAAAAATTTAGCCTATGATATACTGAATTTTTTTAATGCAATTTTATTAGCATTTGCAAGCTTAGCAATACTTTTTTTATATTTTATAAAAAATATTTTTTGTAAAAATGCAATACAAAGCGTTTTAATTTTGCTTTTATCTTTTACATTTGGTGTGAAATATTTTTCAAATTCTGTAGATTTTCCTTTATTTAGCTCTAGTTTGATAGACTCTTTAGCGATTAATTCTTTTTCTTTGATTTTACTTGCTTTGATTTTATGTGTTGGTTTTTATCTTTTTATATGTTGGGCGAGGGAATTTAATTTTAAAATTTTAAATGTATTTTTGATAGTAATTTGTATTTTTTATTTTAATGAATCTTTGGCAAAAATTTTACTTTATCTAATGAGAACAGGTGTTATAGAAACGCAAAGTTTGTATCTAACTTATGTAGCAAAGAGTGTGTATTATGTGCATTTTTATCCTTATATTTTGTTAGGTTTTGTTTTAGTGAGTATGATTTTAGCTTTTAAAAAGAAAAATGATAACTTTTTAAAAGCTAAAGATTTTGATATTAAATTTCGCAAAATTCAAGCAAAAAATTTTCAAATCACTAATTTTTGCGCAAGTGTATTTTGTGCAGGTATTTTAAGTTTTGGAATTTTATTGTTTTATGATTTGCACGCTTCAAAGCCTATAAGTATAGATGAGCCAACTTATGTAGAGCCAAATGAAAATGATGAATTTGTATTTAATGTAGAAATTTTAAGAGATAATAAACTCCATCGATTTGCTTATATTAGCGATGAGGGAAAAGTTGTGAGATTTTTTCTTATTAACAAGCGAGAAGACAAAGACTCTCCTGTAGCGGTATTTGATGCTTGTAGTATTTGTGGAGATATGGGCTATATCAAAAAAGATGGAGAATTAATTTGCATTTCTTGCAATGTGCGAATTTTTTTACCAAGTGTTGGAAAAGCTGGAGGGTGTAATCCCATCCCTATGCAGTATAAATTTGAAAATGGTAAGGTTATCATCCCTTTTTCTGAAATTTTAAATGGAGTAAATTTTTTCACTCAAGTAGTAGAAAAAAAAGTATATGATCCAATCGATCATACCGAACTTATCAATCTAAAAGCACACAAAAGCTATGTATATAAAGGAAGAACTTATTTTTTTGCTAATGAAAAAAATTATGAAGAGTTTAAAAACGATCCGCAAAAATATACAGATACTAATAAAAGCTCTAAATATAGAATCCATAATTTTTTAGGAAATGATTATGCAAGTTAA
- a CDS encoding ferrirhodotorulic acid transporter, periplasmic binding protein, with amino-acid sequence MKKTLLSLSAAVSVFASSIFAAEVPIGDPYELNGMEIAAVYLQPIEMEPRGIDLAASLADIHLEADIHALKGNKNGFPEGFWIPYLTVAYKLTNLDNGKVKTGTLMPMVADDGPHYGANLKMDTGIGNYELVFLIDNPEKQGFGRHVDKETGVGKWFEPFSVKYNFKYTGAPK; translated from the coding sequence ATGAAAAAAACTTTATTAAGTTTAAGTGCGGCAGTGAGTGTTTTTGCTAGTTCTATTTTTGCTGCAGAAGTGCCAATTGGTGATCCTTATGAGTTAAATGGTATGGAAATAGCAGCAGTTTATTTACAACCTATTGAAATGGAACCAAGAGGAATTGATCTTGCAGCTAGTTTGGCTGATATTCATCTTGAAGCTGATATACATGCTTTAAAGGGCAATAAAAATGGCTTTCCAGAAGGCTTTTGGATCCCATATTTAACCGTAGCTTATAAGCTTACTAATCTTGATAATGGAAAAGTAAAAACAGGAACTTTGATGCCTATGGTAGCAGATGATGGCCCTCACTATGGAGCAAATCTTAAGATGGATACAGGCATAGGAAATTATGAATTAGTTTTTTTGATAGATAATCCAGAAAAACAAGGTTTTGGAAGACATGTAGATAAAGAAACAGGCGTAGGCAAATGGTTTGAGCCATTTTCTGTAAAGTATAATTTTAAATATACTGGCGCACCAAAATGA